In Actinoplanes derwentensis, the following proteins share a genomic window:
- a CDS encoding glycoside hydrolase family 3 protein, protein MQIRRRWVVAGVVLALTAALIPVSVLRLGTGQPVYRDAGQSVAARVADLLPRMSLADKIGQMTQAERKAVTGDPALVTGLRLGSVLSGGGSAPTPNTPQAWVDMINSFQAAALATPLKIPLLYGVDAVHGNGNVHGATIFPHNVGLGAGRDAALVEKVYRATAVEMRATGIPWNFAPCLCVSRDERWGRAFESFGEDPALVTRLGGAAVDGLERNGVVATVKHFAGDGGTVYGTGDHGYAIDQGVTVASRDDFARIALAPYVAAVREHGARSVMPSFSSVDLTEDGTGNPVKMHADQQLISGYLKGELGFGGFVVTDWEGVQQLPSTEPAGTPKPTASQVRTGVNAGIDMFMEPDTAPVFQANLTAEVQAGRVSMSRIDNAVRRILRVKFELGLFEKPYATVGPIGTDAHRELAREAVAKSQVLLKNDGVLPLRPDTKIYVAGRNADDIGSQAGGWTMDWQGANGDTIPGTTILDGIRSTAPDVTFSADAATPIGDAEVGVVVVGETPYAEWFGDVGGPVLTYGTAEQREPKLLTLQPSDKAVITKVCAAVPHCVVLIVSGRPQVITDQLASIDALVASWLPGSEGEGIADVLFGRTPFTGKLSMSWPRSVPQVPINTGDKTYQPLFPYGWGLHPGTPVSTRDAASSAVVAGAARPGWERLFADAEVAADTGDLARADSLYQQVSD, encoded by the coding sequence GTGCAGATCCGCCGACGCTGGGTGGTGGCCGGGGTGGTGCTCGCGCTCACCGCCGCACTGATCCCCGTTTCTGTTCTCCGCCTGGGCACCGGGCAGCCCGTCTACCGGGATGCCGGGCAGTCCGTCGCCGCCCGGGTCGCGGACCTGCTGCCCCGGATGAGCCTGGCCGACAAGATCGGCCAGATGACGCAGGCCGAACGCAAGGCGGTCACCGGGGATCCCGCACTGGTCACCGGCCTGCGGCTCGGCTCGGTGCTGTCCGGTGGCGGCTCTGCGCCGACCCCGAACACCCCGCAGGCCTGGGTCGACATGATCAACAGCTTCCAGGCGGCGGCCCTGGCCACCCCGTTGAAGATCCCGCTGCTCTACGGGGTCGACGCCGTTCACGGCAACGGCAACGTGCACGGCGCGACGATCTTCCCGCACAACGTGGGTCTCGGCGCCGGACGGGATGCGGCACTCGTCGAGAAGGTGTACCGGGCCACCGCCGTGGAGATGCGGGCCACCGGCATCCCGTGGAACTTCGCACCCTGCCTGTGCGTGTCGCGTGACGAACGCTGGGGCCGCGCGTTCGAGAGCTTCGGCGAGGACCCCGCCCTGGTCACCCGGCTCGGTGGGGCCGCCGTCGACGGGCTGGAGCGCAACGGGGTGGTCGCCACGGTCAAGCACTTCGCCGGGGACGGCGGCACCGTTTACGGCACCGGCGATCACGGCTACGCCATCGACCAGGGCGTCACCGTCGCCAGCCGGGACGACTTCGCGCGGATCGCCCTGGCGCCCTACGTGGCCGCTGTCCGCGAGCACGGCGCACGGAGCGTCATGCCGTCGTTCTCCAGTGTCGACTTGACCGAAGACGGCACCGGCAACCCCGTCAAGATGCACGCCGATCAACAGTTGATCAGCGGATATCTGAAAGGCGAACTGGGCTTCGGCGGTTTTGTGGTCACCGATTGGGAGGGTGTTCAGCAGTTGCCGTCGACCGAGCCGGCCGGCACTCCGAAACCCACCGCCTCCCAGGTGCGGACCGGGGTGAACGCCGGCATCGACATGTTCATGGAACCGGACACCGCACCGGTCTTCCAGGCGAACCTCACCGCCGAGGTGCAGGCCGGGCGGGTATCGATGTCGCGGATCGACAACGCGGTGCGGCGGATCCTGCGGGTCAAATTCGAGCTGGGCCTGTTCGAGAAGCCGTACGCCACCGTCGGCCCGATCGGCACGGACGCCCACCGCGAGCTGGCACGGGAGGCGGTGGCCAAGTCGCAGGTGCTGCTCAAGAACGACGGCGTGCTGCCTCTTCGGCCTGACACCAAGATCTACGTGGCCGGCCGCAACGCCGACGACATCGGCAGCCAGGCCGGCGGCTGGACGATGGACTGGCAGGGCGCCAACGGCGACACCATCCCCGGCACCACCATCCTCGACGGCATCCGGTCGACCGCACCGGACGTCACCTTCAGCGCCGACGCCGCCACTCCGATCGGCGACGCCGAAGTCGGCGTGGTCGTGGTCGGCGAAACCCCGTACGCCGAATGGTTCGGCGACGTAGGCGGCCCCGTCCTCACTTACGGCACCGCCGAACAGCGAGAACCCAAGCTGCTCACCCTGCAACCGTCCGACAAGGCGGTGATCACCAAGGTCTGCGCCGCGGTCCCGCACTGCGTGGTCCTGATCGTTTCCGGTCGCCCCCAGGTGATCACCGACCAGCTTGCCTCGATCGACGCCCTGGTGGCGTCATGGCTGCCAGGCAGCGAGGGAGAAGGGATCGCCGACGTACTCTTCGGCCGCACACCCTTCACCGGCAAGCTCTCGATGTCCTGGCCGCGGTCAGTCCCCCAGGTCCCGATCAACACCGGAGACAAGACCTACCAGCCCCTTTTCCCGTACGGGTGGGGCCTGCACCCCGGCACACCCGTCTCCACTCGCGACGCCGCCTCGTCGGCTGTCGTCGCCGGAGCCGCCCGCCCCGGCTGGGAGAGGCTTTTCGCCGATGCCGAAGTGGCCGCCGACACCGGCGACCTCGCCCGCGCCGATTCCCTGTACCAGCAGGTCAGCGATTGA
- a CDS encoding aspartate aminotransferase family protein — protein MTDLSATARDHLWMHFTRLSSYQDAPVPVITRGDGCYIWDSNGRRYLDGLSALFVVQTGHGRHELADAAAKQAGELAYFPIWSYAHPKAIELAGRLAAMAPGDLNRIFFTTGGSEAVESAWKLARSYYKRVGKPLKTKVISRAVAYHGSSMGALSITGIPPFKQDFEPLVPSTMRVPNTNYYRRPDENMTPSQFGVWAADRIAEMIEFEGPDTVAAVYLEPVQNAGGCFPPPPGYFQRVREICDRYDVLLVSDEVICAFGRLGEWFGADKYGYQPDIITVAKGLTSGYVPLGAMIASDRLAEPFLTGTNWFAHGITYGGHPVGAAVALANLDIMEREGLNQHVRDNSPLFRSYLERLLDLPIVGDVRGDGYFFGIELVKDKTTKETFDADESERLLRGFLSTALFEAGLYCRADDRGDPVIQLAPPLTATETQFAEIEQILRSVLTEAQNHL, from the coding sequence GTGACAGATCTGTCCGCCACCGCCCGCGACCACCTCTGGATGCACTTCACCCGGCTGTCCTCGTACCAGGACGCCCCGGTCCCGGTGATCACCCGCGGTGACGGCTGCTACATCTGGGACTCCAACGGCCGCCGCTACCTCGACGGTCTCTCCGCACTGTTCGTCGTGCAGACCGGCCACGGCCGCCACGAACTCGCCGACGCCGCCGCGAAACAGGCCGGCGAACTGGCCTACTTCCCGATCTGGTCCTACGCTCACCCGAAAGCCATCGAACTGGCCGGCCGTCTGGCCGCGATGGCCCCCGGCGACCTGAACCGGATCTTCTTCACCACCGGCGGTTCGGAGGCCGTCGAGTCGGCGTGGAAACTGGCCCGCTCGTACTACAAGCGGGTCGGCAAACCGCTCAAGACCAAGGTGATCTCCCGCGCGGTCGCCTATCACGGCAGCTCGATGGGCGCCCTGTCGATCACCGGCATCCCGCCGTTCAAACAGGACTTCGAGCCTCTGGTCCCGTCGACGATGCGCGTGCCGAACACCAACTACTACCGCCGCCCCGACGAGAACATGACACCTTCGCAGTTCGGCGTGTGGGCCGCCGACCGCATCGCCGAGATGATCGAGTTCGAGGGCCCCGACACGGTCGCCGCCGTCTACCTGGAGCCGGTGCAGAACGCCGGCGGCTGCTTCCCACCACCACCCGGTTACTTCCAGCGGGTCCGCGAGATCTGCGATCGCTACGACGTACTGCTCGTCTCCGACGAGGTGATCTGCGCCTTCGGCCGCCTGGGTGAATGGTTCGGCGCCGACAAATACGGCTACCAGCCCGACATCATCACCGTAGCCAAGGGCCTGACCTCAGGTTACGTCCCGCTGGGCGCGATGATCGCCTCCGACCGCCTGGCCGAACCGTTCCTGACCGGCACCAACTGGTTCGCCCACGGCATCACCTACGGCGGCCACCCGGTAGGCGCCGCGGTAGCCCTCGCCAACCTCGACATCATGGAACGCGAAGGCCTCAACCAGCACGTCCGCGACAACAGCCCGCTCTTCCGCTCCTACCTGGAACGCCTGCTGGACCTGCCGATCGTCGGCGACGTCCGAGGCGACGGCTACTTCTTCGGCATCGAGCTGGTCAAGGACAAGACCACCAAGGAAACCTTCGACGCCGACGAATCCGAACGCCTGCTCCGAGGTTTCCTGTCCACCGCCCTCTTCGAGGCCGGCCTCTACTGCCGAGCCGACGACCGAGGCGACCCGGTGATCCAGCTGGCCCCACCGCTGACCGCCACGGAAACCCAGTTCGCCGAAATCGAACAAATCCTGAGGTCAGTCCTCACCGAAGCCCAAAACCACCTTTAA
- a CDS encoding ABC transporter permease — MTGRGGRLLHAYTWLLIAWLILPISVMILFGFNNPNGRYNQTWQGFTLKWYKDVFALEALTGALVTSLIVAVLTALIAGALGTGIGYALGRFRFRGAGALNLLMFAAISSPELVMGSSLLSLFVTTGLPLGLTSITIAHVMFSVSFVAIVVRARVVTLDRSLEEAAADLGANGWTTFWKVIFPIILPAIMSGVMLAFALSIDDFVITNFTAGTTETFPLWIWGATRVGLPPQVNVMGTMIFAAGVLFAVITSVRSRSKKAA, encoded by the coding sequence ATGACCGGCCGTGGCGGACGCCTGCTGCACGCCTACACCTGGCTCCTGATCGCCTGGCTGATCCTGCCGATCTCGGTGATGATCCTGTTCGGGTTCAACAACCCGAACGGCCGGTACAACCAGACCTGGCAGGGCTTCACGCTCAAGTGGTACAAGGACGTGTTCGCCCTGGAAGCGCTCACCGGCGCCCTGGTGACGTCGCTGATCGTCGCGGTGCTGACCGCGCTGATCGCCGGCGCGCTGGGCACCGGCATCGGTTACGCGCTGGGCCGTTTCCGGTTCCGCGGGGCCGGCGCGCTGAACCTGCTGATGTTCGCCGCGATCTCGTCGCCCGAGCTGGTGATGGGCTCGTCGCTGCTGAGCCTGTTCGTGACGACCGGGCTGCCGCTCGGCCTGACCAGCATCACGATCGCCCACGTGATGTTCTCGGTGTCGTTCGTCGCGATCGTGGTCCGGGCCCGGGTGGTCACCCTGGACCGGTCCTTGGAGGAGGCGGCGGCCGACCTCGGCGCGAACGGCTGGACCACGTTCTGGAAGGTGATCTTCCCGATCATCCTGCCGGCGATCATGTCCGGCGTGATGCTCGCGTTCGCACTGTCGATCGACGACTTCGTCATCACCAACTTCACCGCCGGTACGACCGAGACGTTCCCGCTGTGGATCTGGGGCGCCACCCGGGTCGGCCTGCCACCACAGGTCAATGTGATGGGCACGATGATCTTCGCGGCCGGCGTGCTGTTCGCGGTGATCACCAGCGTGCGATCGCGGTCCAAGAAGGCTGCCTGA
- a CDS encoding ABC transporter permease, whose protein sequence is MDRVKRTLAPYLLVLPGGLWLLLFFAVPMVTMLSLSLQEGDIVNGFVFTGHWQNYTESLADYQTQLIRSLVYGAITSFVLIVMAFPVAYWIAFYGGRRKSTYLFLIMLPFFVSFVLRTISWRMLLTDDGVLFHPLKEAGILPADFQVLGTPAAVIAGLVYSFLPFMVLPIYVALERIDPRVVEAARDLYAGPLTSFRKVIFPLALPGVFAGVLMTFVPASSDYVNSELLGSSETTMIGQVVQAKFLSNSDYPSASALSFTLMAVLLIGVFAYARALGTEDVMKVAAR, encoded by the coding sequence ATGGACCGGGTCAAACGTACACTCGCGCCCTACCTGCTCGTACTCCCCGGCGGGTTGTGGCTTCTGCTCTTCTTCGCCGTGCCGATGGTGACCATGCTGTCGCTGTCGCTGCAGGAGGGCGACATCGTCAACGGGTTCGTCTTCACGGGTCACTGGCAGAACTACACCGAGTCTCTGGCCGACTATCAGACCCAGTTGATCCGCTCGCTGGTGTACGGCGCCATCACGTCGTTCGTGTTGATCGTGATGGCGTTCCCGGTCGCCTACTGGATCGCCTTCTACGGAGGCCGGCGCAAGTCGACCTACCTGTTCCTGATCATGCTGCCGTTCTTCGTGTCGTTCGTGCTGCGCACCATCTCCTGGCGGATGCTGCTCACCGACGACGGCGTGCTGTTCCACCCGCTGAAGGAGGCCGGGATCCTGCCGGCCGACTTCCAGGTGCTGGGCACCCCGGCGGCGGTGATCGCCGGACTGGTCTACAGCTTCCTGCCGTTCATGGTGCTGCCGATCTACGTGGCCCTGGAACGCATCGACCCGCGGGTGGTCGAGGCGGCCCGGGACCTGTACGCGGGCCCGCTCACCAGCTTCCGCAAGGTCATCTTCCCGCTGGCGCTGCCGGGGGTCTTCGCCGGTGTGCTGATGACGTTCGTGCCGGCCAGCTCCGACTACGTCAACTCGGAACTGCTCGGCAGCTCGGAGACCACCATGATCGGCCAGGTCGTCCAGGCGAAGTTCCTGTCCAACTCCGACTACCCGTCGGCGTCGGCACTGTCGTTCACCCTGATGGCGGTGCTGCTGATCGGGGTCTTCGCCTACGCCCGGGCACTGGGCACGGAGGACGTGATGAAGGTGGCGGCGCGATGA
- a CDS encoding polyamine ABC transporter substrate-binding protein produces MFPTNQPNPALLRGMTKSRLGRRDALRLGGLSAMGAFLAACGVEGKGKPQASVAPDAVAKFWAGKTQSGSLNFANWPLYMDPKKPELKKFTTKTGIKVTYDEVIQEMGPWFAKVQPQLSAGQSIGYDLMVITNSVQFGQFRDSGFLAPLDHSKLPNYAANAAASYATSTYDPGNTFSIPYASGITGIAYDPSKIKEPITKLADLWNPAYKGKVGMFKDLQELGNFGLMAAGLDPAKSDEAAWKKAAAKLQEQKDAGLVRNYYDQSYVDALGKGEVWITQAWSGDIFQKNVSDGTNFKFVIPEEGGTIWTDNMAIPATAENPVDAIMLMDFLYELDNATTLAEYINYVCPVPGAQAQMKKHAAAASGEDKEFLLSVADSPLVFPGESEYKRLHYYVNFNTAEEKNDFERVFQPIVLG; encoded by the coding sequence ATGTTCCCGACCAACCAGCCGAACCCCGCCCTTCTCCGGGGCATGACGAAGTCCCGGCTCGGCCGCCGGGACGCGCTCCGCCTCGGTGGGTTGTCAGCGATGGGCGCTTTCCTCGCCGCGTGTGGCGTGGAGGGCAAGGGCAAGCCGCAGGCCAGTGTGGCGCCCGACGCCGTCGCCAAGTTCTGGGCCGGCAAGACCCAGTCCGGTTCGCTGAACTTCGCGAACTGGCCGCTCTACATGGACCCGAAGAAGCCGGAACTCAAGAAGTTCACCACCAAGACCGGCATCAAGGTGACCTACGACGAGGTCATCCAGGAGATGGGCCCGTGGTTCGCCAAGGTCCAGCCGCAGCTGTCCGCCGGACAGTCGATCGGTTACGACCTGATGGTGATCACCAACTCGGTCCAGTTCGGCCAGTTCCGTGACTCCGGATTCCTGGCCCCGCTCGACCACTCCAAGCTGCCCAACTACGCGGCGAACGCGGCCGCCTCGTACGCCACCTCCACGTACGACCCGGGCAACACCTTCAGCATCCCGTACGCGTCCGGCATCACCGGCATCGCCTACGACCCGTCGAAGATCAAGGAACCGATCACCAAGCTCGCCGACCTGTGGAATCCGGCGTACAAGGGCAAGGTCGGGATGTTCAAGGATCTTCAGGAACTGGGCAACTTCGGTCTGATGGCCGCCGGTCTGGACCCGGCCAAGTCGGACGAGGCGGCCTGGAAGAAGGCGGCGGCCAAGCTCCAGGAGCAGAAGGACGCCGGACTGGTCCGCAACTACTACGACCAGAGTTACGTCGACGCGCTCGGCAAGGGCGAGGTCTGGATCACCCAGGCCTGGTCCGGTGACATCTTCCAGAAGAACGTCTCCGACGGCACGAACTTCAAGTTCGTGATCCCCGAGGAGGGCGGCACCATCTGGACCGACAACATGGCCATCCCGGCCACCGCCGAGAACCCGGTCGACGCCATCATGCTGATGGACTTCCTCTACGAGCTGGACAACGCCACCACGCTCGCCGAGTACATCAACTACGTGTGCCCGGTGCCCGGTGCGCAGGCCCAGATGAAGAAGCACGCGGCCGCGGCCTCCGGCGAGGACAAGGAATTCCTGCTCTCGGTGGCCGACAGCCCGCTGGTCTTCCCCGGTGAGTCGGAGTACAAGCGGCTGCACTACTACGTCAACTTCAACACCGCCGAGGAGAAGAACGACTTCGAGCGGGTGTTCCAGCCGATCGTGCTGGGGTAA
- a CDS encoding ABC transporter ATP-binding protein: MTSSPAIEFTGVRKDYLSHGESVPAVKSLDLTIGQGEFFSLLGPSGCGKTTTMRMIAGFEDPTEGKVFLDGQDVTGVAPNKRDVNMVFQSYALFPHLSVQQNVAFGLERKKVAKSEVKRRVGEMLEIVSLTGMEKRQPKEMSGGQQQRVALARALVNHPRALLLDEPLGALDLKLRQHMQVELKRIQREVGITFVYVTHDQGEALTMSDRIAVMNAGLIEQLGTPRQIYERPATRFVAGFIGTSNIVDGTVDRIDGGLAVIDKGAGERVVVRVPDGVQAGHGIEVSVRPEKIDLHRTMPADFTGSVLAGTVSEVVYHGTSTNYTVATTAGTDFVVFDQNAHDAEDVASRGERVYLSWAPQHSYPIGV; encoded by the coding sequence ATGACGAGTTCCCCGGCTATTGAGTTCACCGGTGTGCGCAAGGACTACCTGTCGCACGGTGAGTCAGTGCCCGCCGTCAAGAGCCTGGACCTGACGATCGGGCAGGGGGAGTTCTTCTCACTGCTCGGGCCGTCCGGTTGTGGCAAGACCACCACGATGCGGATGATCGCGGGCTTCGAGGATCCGACCGAGGGCAAGGTGTTCCTCGACGGCCAGGACGTGACCGGGGTCGCGCCGAACAAGCGTGACGTCAACATGGTCTTCCAGTCGTACGCCCTCTTCCCGCACCTGAGCGTCCAGCAGAACGTCGCGTTCGGGCTGGAGCGCAAAAAGGTCGCGAAGTCCGAGGTCAAGCGCCGGGTCGGCGAGATGCTCGAGATCGTCTCGCTGACCGGCATGGAGAAGCGCCAGCCCAAGGAGATGTCCGGTGGCCAGCAGCAGCGGGTCGCCCTGGCCCGGGCGCTGGTCAACCATCCGCGGGCGTTGCTGCTCGACGAGCCGCTCGGCGCGCTGGACCTGAAGCTGCGCCAGCACATGCAGGTCGAGCTGAAGCGGATCCAGCGCGAGGTCGGCATCACCTTCGTCTACGTCACCCACGACCAGGGTGAGGCGCTGACCATGTCGGACCGGATCGCGGTGATGAACGCCGGCCTGATCGAGCAGCTGGGCACCCCGCGGCAGATCTACGAACGCCCGGCGACGAGGTTCGTGGCCGGTTTCATCGGCACCTCGAACATCGTGGACGGCACCGTCGACCGGATCGACGGTGGGCTCGCGGTGATCGACAAGGGCGCCGGCGAGCGGGTCGTGGTGCGGGTCCCGGACGGTGTCCAGGCGGGCCACGGCATCGAGGTGTCGGTGCGCCCGGAGAAGATCGACCTGCACCGTACGATGCCCGCGGACTTCACCGGCAGCGTGCTCGCCGGCACCGTCTCCGAGGTCGTCTACCACGGCACATCGACGAACTACACAGTGGCGACCACCGCCGGAACGGACTTCGTGGTGTTCGATCAGAACGCACACGACGCAGAGGACGTCGCGTCTCGTGGTGAGCGCGTCTACCTCTCCTGGGCCCCGCAGCATTCGTACCCGATCGGAGTCTGA
- a CDS encoding gamma-aminobutyraldehyde dehydrogenase translates to MRNFVAGSYTGTEDGITSAVIDPSTGETYAQAPISSARDVAKAVDAAAQGFEVWRDSTPAERQRALLRIADAIEARAEEIIEAEVRNTGKPVEATRAEEMAPILDELRFFAGAARVLEGRSAGEYLRDHTSFVRREPIGVCAQITPWNYPMVMGVWKFAPAVAAGNAVVLKPSDTTPVSTLLLAEIAAEFLPPGVLNVVCGDRDTGRSLVAHPIPQFVSITGSTRAGMEVAAAAAPDLKRVHLELGGKAPVVVFDDVDIAATAAAVAGAGYFNAGQDCTAATRVLVHERIAADFTAALAEAARGTKAGPPSDTEAFFGPVNNVHQLDRVTGFLDRTPAHAEVAAGGHRIGDRGYFFEPTVVNGLRQSDEMIQDEIFGPVVTVQTFTGEEQAIRWANDVRFGLSASVWTQNHGRAMRVSRRLDFGAVWINTHLPFVSEMPHGGYGHSGYGKDLSMYGFEEYTRIKHVMSFNDTPAQR, encoded by the coding sequence CTGCGCAATTTCGTCGCCGGGTCCTACACCGGCACCGAGGACGGCATCACGTCCGCGGTGATCGACCCCAGCACGGGGGAGACCTACGCGCAGGCTCCGATCTCCTCGGCGCGTGACGTGGCGAAGGCCGTGGACGCCGCCGCACAGGGGTTCGAGGTCTGGCGGGACAGCACTCCGGCGGAACGCCAGCGGGCCCTGCTGCGGATCGCCGACGCGATCGAGGCCCGCGCCGAGGAGATCATCGAGGCCGAGGTCCGCAACACCGGCAAACCGGTGGAGGCGACCCGCGCCGAGGAGATGGCCCCGATCCTGGACGAACTGCGGTTCTTCGCCGGTGCCGCCCGGGTCCTGGAGGGCCGGTCGGCGGGGGAGTACCTGCGGGACCACACCTCTTTCGTACGCCGTGAGCCGATCGGCGTCTGCGCGCAGATCACCCCGTGGAACTATCCGATGGTGATGGGGGTCTGGAAGTTCGCGCCCGCCGTCGCGGCCGGTAACGCGGTGGTCCTCAAACCGTCGGACACCACCCCCGTCAGCACTCTGCTGCTCGCCGAGATCGCCGCCGAGTTCCTGCCGCCGGGTGTGCTGAACGTGGTCTGCGGCGACCGGGACACCGGCCGGTCCCTGGTCGCGCACCCGATCCCGCAGTTCGTGTCGATCACCGGCTCGACCAGGGCCGGGATGGAGGTCGCCGCCGCGGCCGCGCCCGACCTCAAGCGGGTCCACCTGGAGCTGGGCGGCAAGGCCCCGGTGGTGGTCTTCGACGACGTCGACATCGCCGCCACCGCCGCCGCGGTCGCCGGGGCCGGCTACTTCAACGCCGGTCAGGACTGCACCGCCGCGACCCGGGTGCTGGTGCACGAGCGGATCGCCGCCGACTTCACCGCCGCGCTCGCCGAAGCCGCCCGGGGCACGAAGGCCGGCCCGCCCAGTGACACCGAGGCGTTCTTCGGCCCGGTCAACAACGTGCACCAGCTGGACCGGGTCACCGGTTTCCTGGACCGCACCCCGGCACACGCCGAGGTGGCCGCCGGCGGGCACCGGATCGGCGACCGTGGCTACTTCTTCGAGCCGACCGTGGTCAACGGGCTGCGCCAGAGCGACGAGATGATCCAGGACGAGATCTTCGGCCCGGTCGTCACGGTGCAGACCTTCACCGGCGAGGAACAGGCGATCCGCTGGGCCAACGACGTCCGGTTCGGCCTGAGCGCCAGTGTCTGGACGCAGAACCACGGCCGGGCCATGCGCGTGTCGCGCCGCCTTGATTTCGGCGCGGTATGGATCAACACACACCTACCCTTCGTCTCCGAGATGCCACACGGCGGATACGGTCACTCCGGTTACGGAAAAGATCTCTCGATGTACGGGTTCGAGGAATACACCCGTATCAAGCACGTGATGAGCTTCAATGACACCCCCGCGCAGAGGTGA
- a CDS encoding CoA-acylating methylmalonate-semialdehyde dehydrogenase: protein MNHIAHWIGGAEQKGTSGRVGPVYNPATGEQIAEVDLASGEEVSAAVATAKEAARAWRTASLSKRSAVLFTFRELLAAKRQELAAIVTREHGKVLADAAGEVARGLENVEFATGIPHLMKGSFSEQAATGVDVYSIRQPLGVVAGITPFNFPAMVPLWMCATAIAAGNAFVLKPSEKDPSAALWLAELWREAGLPAGVFTVVNGDKEAVDAILAHPDVAAVSFVGSTPIAKYIYETGTAQGKRVQALGGAKNHMIVLPDAELAAAADAAISAGYGAAGERCMAISVVVAVGEIAGPLVEAIAARLPQIKIGDGTDPASEMGPLISAQHRDKVTGYIESGVTQGATVIADGRNADNLPSKGYFLGATLLDNVTPDMTVYTDEIFGPVLSVVRVDTYAEAVELVNANEYGNGTAIFTRDGGAARQFQFDVNAGMVGVNVPIPVPVAYYSFGGWKASLFGDSHMYGPDGIQFFTRGKVVTSRWPDPGTSSIDLGFPQTR from the coding sequence ATGAATCACATCGCGCACTGGATCGGCGGCGCCGAGCAAAAGGGCACGTCAGGACGGGTCGGACCGGTCTACAACCCGGCGACCGGCGAGCAGATCGCCGAGGTCGATCTGGCCAGCGGCGAGGAGGTGAGCGCAGCCGTCGCGACCGCCAAGGAGGCGGCCAGGGCTTGGCGCACCGCGAGCCTGTCGAAGCGTTCCGCGGTCCTGTTCACCTTCCGTGAGCTGCTGGCGGCCAAGCGGCAGGAACTGGCCGCGATCGTCACCCGCGAGCACGGCAAGGTTCTCGCCGACGCCGCCGGTGAGGTGGCCCGCGGCCTGGAGAACGTGGAGTTCGCCACCGGCATCCCGCACCTGATGAAGGGCAGTTTCTCCGAGCAGGCCGCGACCGGCGTGGACGTCTATTCGATCCGTCAGCCGCTCGGTGTGGTCGCCGGCATCACCCCGTTCAACTTCCCGGCGATGGTTCCGCTGTGGATGTGCGCCACCGCGATCGCCGCCGGTAACGCGTTCGTGCTCAAGCCCAGTGAGAAGGACCCGTCGGCAGCACTCTGGCTGGCCGAGCTGTGGCGGGAGGCTGGTCTGCCGGCCGGGGTGTTCACCGTCGTCAACGGGGACAAGGAGGCGGTCGACGCGATCCTGGCGCATCCGGACGTCGCCGCGGTCAGCTTCGTGGGCTCGACCCCGATCGCGAAGTACATCTACGAGACCGGCACCGCGCAGGGCAAGCGGGTGCAGGCTCTGGGCGGGGCGAAGAACCACATGATCGTTCTCCCGGACGCCGAGCTGGCCGCGGCCGCCGACGCGGCGATCAGCGCGGGTTACGGCGCGGCCGGCGAGCGCTGCATGGCGATCTCGGTGGTGGTGGCGGTCGGTGAGATCGCCGGGCCGCTCGTCGAGGCCATCGCTGCGCGACTTCCCCAGATCAAGATCGGCGATGGCACGGATCCCGCCTCGGAGATGGGCCCGCTGATCAGCGCACAACACCGCGACAAGGTGACCGGATACATCGAGTCCGGTGTCACGCAGGGCGCCACGGTGATCGCCGACGGGCGCAATGCCGACAATCTGCCGTCAAAGGGCTATTTCCTGGGTGCCACGTTGCTCGACAACGTCACCCCGGACATGACCGTCTATACGGACGAGATCTTCGGTCCCGTGTTGAGTGTGGTCCGTGTTGATACATATGCGGAAGCCGTCGAGTTGGTCAACGCCAACGAGTACGGCAACGGCACCGCCATCTTCACCCGGGACGGCGGCGCGGCCCGGCAGTTCCAGTTCGACGTGAACGCGGGCATGGTCGGGGTGAACGTGCCGATCCCGGTTCCGGTGGCGTACTACTCGTTCGGTGGCTGGAAGGCCTCGCTCTTCGGCGACAGTCACATGTACGGCCCGGACGGCATCCAGTTCTTCACCCGCGGCAAGGTGGTCACGTCGCGCTGGCCCGACCCGGGCACGTCGTCGATCGACCTCGGCTTCCCGCAAACCCGATAA